The genomic DNA ACCAAGGTAGGGCCACTTTGTGTACTCACCCTTGTCGGATAAACTTTGGACCCGAGTAAGGCGCCCTCTCCACACGGATCAGGTAATATTTCGGCTTCACCGGCGGGCTAACCCCAAAGAATTATTTGCACTCAAAGGGATTCGAACCTTAGACTTGATGGAATGCTACCAAGATTAAggcccttaccacttgagccaaccaaCCTTatgcattattatttttgggaaaagttcacatattttcctcaattgataatgtcacccccaaactttcaactgaaacaatgtcccccccacaaaaccaaaaattgtcaatgccctccaatgacaaaaataccttcaataaaataaaaaaaatttaaagaaaacctaaaactaattttatttattttttatttaaaaaaaaaacaggttgtgaaaatttatttatttatttttcgttttttcttaaagaaaaaaaattaaaaaaaatttgttttttgcaaCTCACTAACAACTTctgccttcttctttttctcctccacGCCTAAGGCCTTTCCTTCTCCAATGACATAAAAAACACGTAAATCTTCAAGAAGAATCCTCTTCCTCCTTTCTACattgccaaacacctcctccttccatttcttcaaatcaattttcaaagCCTTGCACTTGTGAGCTAAGAAAAAACTCGGCGTACCTTGAAAATGATAAGAGTCCCACCACTGTTTCACCAAGCCCATGAAACCTTCTGCCTTTAGccacatgttttcaaatttgaaaagccTACTCCCCCTTAGAACATCACCATGGTCAAGACGGATTGGAAAATGATTTGAACAAAGGTGAGGAAGCTTGTTCTGAGAGGAACCTGGAAACTAGGCTCCCTATGCCAGAGAGATAAGGAATCTATCAATCCTGGACAACATGGGAGGATCTTGAGAAATCGACCAAGTAAAGGAATCGCCAACAAGAGGTAGATCCAACAGACCCTGATAAAATATGAAGTTAGAGAACTCCATCATAGCAATACATAAATGAGCCTCACCCGACCTTTCACTGGAGAAACATGTAACATTAAAATCACCCCCAATATGCCAAGGCAGGTTCCACCAACAGCGCAAACCAACCAATTCATCCCATAGAAGCCTTCTATCCCTACTAGAATTAGGGCCATAAACACCCGCTAAGCCCAGATAGAACGGTCTACAATGTTCTTGAAGGAAACAGCCAGGGTGTAGTCCCCCACACACTCATCTACCTTCACCAACCTTTTGTCCTACCACAACAGTTGAAATTTCAAGCAATGCGTTTTCTCCAAATACAGCACATTAAGCACAAGGAAACCGTCCTTTGTTAGAAGCTGATATCTTATAAACATGCAACAACAATCATAAACCTTAGAATCCCAACCCTtttcttattcataaaatgcaaatcattatatattttatggggattacacttttgttttgttattttttatttttgtgtttccAATTAGATCATAATGGTATCAGTAAATTAGAAATGAAAAGTTGGATTGGGGATATCTTCATAGCTGAGAAAAAAGGTTTTAACAGAAGATGTATATTAGTGGAGTCAACCCCACCCCCCTGGGTAAGTGGGGTCGGCTGGTTGCCAAAATGAATAATATTGTCAATGAATCAATAAAATTATGTAGGCGTGTAGATACCAGTACAGAAGGTCCATAAAGCTCGCATGAACAAGCATTTCTGACAACAATTCATGCATACATGACCATTCAACATAAGAATTCAATGATAACAGAACCCACCAACAAATGCAGATGGTTGTAATTTGTACATTCAGTTCACAGTAGCAGTCTCCATTTTGACCAGGCTCACCTGCTTGCAAGAGGTGGATACCTCCCCAAGTCATCGGGTTCCAGATTCCTCGCTGCAACACCACCCAAACCAATCTGATGGCGACTCGATAGCTCCCAATCTGTGGCTGTCTGAGCATCAGAAGATGAAACTGGTATCTTTCCATGGGAATATGGTGGCTGAGGGACCAGTTCGAGCCCATTTTTGTTCTGACAGAATTTAGGAATTAATAAAACATTTATGACATGCAAAGACGAATAGCAAGAAGGCATATGGGCATACTGAAGTTGTCAATGCTGCACCAATGGGGTGAGATGGTGACTGTGGAGCAAAATTTGAATGGTTCATGTCTGAGAGCCAAGGTGCTAATTGATATTGCGACTCCTTTAGCTTTGACTGTGACAAAAGAATGAACATTATCAAAAGAAACCACTTTTTGCAAAGGATTAAATAAGTGATGCTCTAGGAGACcatcaaaagaaacaaatttttgcAAAGGAAAAAATAAGTAATACTCTAGGAGACTGCAGACTAtctttttttgacaagtaataaagttttatagaaaaaaaaattaataaacaatgcaaccctagtacatactaaatattttttttttgataagtaaatacatactaaataataaatatataacataattgCTAAATAAAAACAGAACATCTTTAAAACTCTATTAATGGGTGACCTAAAAAATAGTATAAAAGTAAACATATCGAACAAGCGAACAAATCCAATCATAGAATGgcctcaaaaaagaaaagtatataagtaaacatatccaaaaattccatataagaaaaataagagaagcCATCAATGTTGTCACCCAATTAATGTGCGACCTAAAAACACCGTCTTCAACGTATCCACTGAAATTTCTGTGTCTTCAAATcctcacgtttttttttttttcctgggcaAATACCACAATATCTTTCTTTACAAGAAGCAGATAAGGGTACAGCAGTTAATATCAGTTTATTCTGGTTTCTATTAAAGGAACCAGCAAGTGAACAATTCAATAACCGACCTGGGCATCACCCACTTAATCCAAACAAAGAGAACACCAATGACCACACTTCTTGAACAAGGGCACAACTAAGAAGAAGATGGTCTAAATCTCCTTACTTTACACACACAACACCAATTAACCATAATTTTCTTAGGTTCTCTAAGATTGTTCACTGATTGTATTACTATCTGAGCTGTTTTCCaaaccaaaaaaggaaaaaaaaaaagccaccctTGCCAGGACTTTAGCTTGCCAAATACTTCTGCAAGATAAACAAACATCTAAGCATCGCATTAAGGCCCAGTAGTGAGATCTAACTTCAAACTTACTATTCCTCGACAAAATCCATCCTATCTTGCTGACACTCAAATCAtaacactaacaaaaaataacaaaacattGAAAGTTAACACAAACTCAAGCTCCGAGTCCTGTACTACCTTCACAAAATCCAGGCCAGATGCAACAAGTTAATATAAAACTCAAATCTGCATATTAGCCAAGAAGAATCTCAAATCTTGAGAACATACCTCAGTAAGAAGGAGTTTCTCCTGCAAATGTTTGAACAGGACCTGCAACAAAGCAGAAGTCCCGGGGATTAAACATCATGAATGCAAGTTCTTGAATACAAGGCAAGCTTTAGAgacacttttcaaaataaagcCAGCTTCAATTGATAAAGCCTTCTTGACCATCTAATACATGTGTAACAACTAGACAGATTATCCTCTAAAAAATCATTGAATCTCTCAATGAGAAGTAAGGTTGACAATTCCCAGGAGAGGCAGGCGTGTAGATTGGGAGATTCTTTAGTAGACTGGGGCTTGTTGAGAAGATGAGCTTGTTGCGGGAGATTCTTTAGTAGATTGGGGCTCGACACTAATCTATGACATCTATCATAACGAAGGATCCAGTGGAGTAGTGTTCCGATTGATGCCATAAAAATTGTTCAAGAGAATGATGCCCACTATATATTTGATGAAAGTCCAAATAGTGAGGTACCTTAGTGGGctcttgaaaaaaattaattctgtCGATTTTCTTGGGGTTGAAAATTTTCTGTCAACTTTTCCTAACCAAAATCTTGATGTTGGCTTCAGCATGTTAGAGGAAAAATTGATTATCTATGGTTGAGAAATAATTGATCCTTATTGGGAAGTTTTTATGGAGAGTGAATTGGTGAAATTAAATAAAGGGCATGTGAAGATTAATTTATCTCAAGGTGGTAGATGCGAAGAATTTCAGATCTACTATTCAAAATCATGTTATGGTTAACTGCAAGCTGTTTCTCTTCTGGTATCAATCATAGCCACATAGATTGTGCATTCGAGTTTGCTCCTCCATGTTTATTTTGAGCAAAAGGAGGTTAATGAGTGGCATGGTGGTTCATCTTTTGTTATTGAGAAGGAAAAGATGGAAGGGATTGATTGAACATTCGAAAGATTGATGCAAAGATGGTTTGAATTTGAGGGTGAATTTCTCTCCGACCCAAGGAGAATGATGCAGTTCATATTACATGTGGCTTCATGCAGGCTAGCAAATTGATAATCATGAAACCAGGCACACCGGTCGGAATAAAACTGCCATATATTGTGCTTCTGACATCAGATTAAGGCAAGCTTGGTGGTGTTGAAAAACTAATTCAAAGAGCTGCAATTTTGTATATCGtgaaaaaaattccaatttcAATGTTTCCAAGGTCAAACCGGATTGTCAATAGAAGGCTGGAAATCTGATGCAAATTTGCATGACTCCCACTCGAGCGAGATTGCGGCAGGATTTTCGCTCGATGTTGGCTCGAGCAAGATTGCAACTAATTGCGGGACAAATTTCACTCAACACTCGCATGGCATTCGCTCAAACAAGTTTGCCATTATTTTACTTAAGGctagttttgtaatttttctttcagTGCTACGTCCTTAACTTCTATTTAAGCACAAAAAGGATGGCTTGGCGGCCCAATTGACGTTATTCTTCATATAAATAAGAAACAATCTTGATAAATTTTTTCCCCTATTCCCTATAATTCTTAGAATTTTCTAGGATTTATAGAAGAGTTGTGAAGTTTAGTGTGTGCAGATTCAACTTTCCACTACGCCACAagatggtatcagagcccaatTGTGTTACATCATTCGATAGCTAGTAAATGGTTCACATGAACATCCATAACCTTCCATTTGCTTATCTGTAGTAGAATGCCAAATACCGATCTTTTATTGCAGATTACAagttatccagagattacagatgCTTGATACTTATATTTTATGGTCTACTTCAAGGAATTAAGAATAGGACAGCAGCAGTGTATACTTCAGAAATGGTAAAACAGAGTTATTCATGCCTGACCTTGACATTGCTAACAATGGACTGTGCATCAGGAACTGGTGGTTGCAGTGAGTACTCTGCTAGAAGAGGCAGCAAATATGTAACAAATGTTGATCTTTCTTGCTGTGCATCCTGACAGATATAGAAGAACCATAACACTAagtttaaattatgaaaatctGGAAGGAAATATGACTATCAACTTAACTATGTTTTAATAGAACCATAACACAAGGCATTAGTTAAAATAGGCACAATTAAGAAAAATAGCTTAAGGTTTGTTTTCAATATAGCCAATGATATGCAAATTTCAGAATCAATATACACCAggtgtaacgacctagggaaaaaCACTAGCCACATCTGTGCTACTATcccaaaatgattagtcaatttggagctttcttagaattcattataaagcccagtttcacctagtaactagacCATGCGAGACTTAGCAcacatgactatctttataaaccacccactctaggtaggcttcttctcatctttccaatatgggaccagagtgttacaaactcttactcttaaattcttaacgtcctcgtcagggccacgtcatgcaatGCTCTAGTACCACAGGAattggcgttactaggtggctttgatactatttgtaacgacctagggaaaagcgctagccacatctgtgctATTACTCCAACAGGaatagtcaatttggagttgtcctataattcattataaagcccagtttcacctaataactaggcaatgtgggacttagcacctatgactatctttataaattaccaactctatgtggacttcttctcatcttcccaatatgggactgaGGTGTTACACCAGGGATttagatgaagaaaaaagaaaaaacataaaactaccTGCAGCGCGTATGTGAGACGTATGTTTTCCTCAATTATGTCTTGTCTGTATGAGAGAGCTTTTGATGCAGCATCCACAAGGTCTTGTTGCTGCTGATCAAATGCCTAGTGGCAAAACAACGAAAAAGGTCTTACATTAAGCCCCAAACAGAAATAAGAGATTGGAATTGTAAAGGATTGTAAACAATATATTGCCTACCAGGCGCATATATGCAATGCGCTTTTCCAGGACGTATTTTTCGTTGCGTATGTGTGCCTCCTATCATTGCATTTAATATTAGTCACTTCAATTAACatataagtgaaaaaaaataaaataaagatgtaTTCATCTTATCCagggaaaaatagaaaaagagaaaaagaagagacaaGAAGTATTCATCCAAACAATGTGAGAAGCGCTTGCCATTTTACCTTGACAGAATAATCTGCAAGATGCTTCCGTAATTGCATAATCTCTTCTTCATGTTCCCGAATCTTAACAACGAGATCCTATACAAACATAGCAAATGGTCCATTAAACATTGTCTTGAAAAAGTCACATATTTTAGAGCTATATGATTATACCTGCTTCCAAAGGCTGCTACTATTATTTACTTCAGTCATTGGCATCAACCCCTGACCAGATAAATTGAACCGTGGATCATACTCTCCTTCCATTTGATACCTAAGACAAACACATGATGTTTTctgaaatcataaaaatataacatcGGGAAAATTCTTATTAACAATACAGAGCGActtttttcataaacaaaataaagtgaAATATGCTCTGACTTGTTTCAtcaattctttctttatttgataCGTTACAAGATGGCTTTGGAAGATAAAATTAGCTGCATGAAGAGGCAGTAATCATCTCTATTTGAGGTGAAATACCTGCCCGGAGAGAAAGATGTTGTAGATGGCGAAGGGAATTGAGAGAAGCCAGTGTTATCTGCAGGGGGCGTGCCACCAGGAAACACCTTCAATGTCCCATTGATCTTGCCGCTCTCAGAGTGGCTTTCTGCAGGACTTTGTATAGCAGGATCGTTGTCAGGCTTCAAATCTAGATGGAGAACTAGCGGACCAGGTGGAACAGCTACAGATGTGTTGCCTGTGCTCTTAAGCCTATCCTCTTGATTACCTTCATAGGATCCATGAATGCGCCCATTCCATGTATCAACAGAACGAGGTCTTTGAGCCACTGACTCATCTGCTTTCTGCCAAAAAGCCCGCATTCGCCAAATATCACACAACCACAAAATAATGATTCAAACAATACGCTAGCTGGGGATCAAAAGAACATGCACGTAATCCACAGGACACAACAGAAAGCACAAGCTAATAATCGCAGAAATGGGACTGTCAATGAGCTTCTCACTACAATCATAAGAAATTTGTGAAACATTGTAAACCAATAGGAGTTCCAAACTAATTTGAAACCAGAAGTAGTTGACGCAGGCAGACCAGAAGCATTCCCAAATCAAAATTAATCGTACGCCACAAACTTGTTTATTCagccaaattatatatatatatatatatccagagGAACCTTTATCATGTTATGTGTCTTTCCAAGTTGATTTCTTAATGAAGGTGATGTTAGGAATACTAGACACCAGCTGATTATGTCTTCAATAGTACACTCGGAAACAtttgcagaaaaagaaaagaaaaatggtaaaaCTACATACGCGTCTGTCGAGTTCAAGAATTTTTTGGTGAAGCTCGTTCCTCAAGCGAGTATTCTCTTCAACCTGTTGTTTGATGGTGGCCTCTGCGGCTTCCACGGCATTCATCACCTGAAACAAGCTGTCGttgttgttggtggtggtggtggcgcCAGCGCCGGCGGTGACGGCCAGGCCTGAGAATTTCTCAGCCAATCTTCCGGCATCGTACCCAttctccatctccttcttcttcttggatTATCTGATCAATTGATTAACGACGACCCTAAGCCAAACCAAACCCAACCAACCCAATTAATAATCAACAAATTGCTCTGGAGTACGATTGGATGGAGAGGTACTTCATAGGGAGGAGATGTTGTGGGCCTCTCTCAGGTGTATGGCTAGGGCTATGGCTTCAAGGCTCTCTCAGACAGAGATGTTTTGGGTTTATTACAACAAAAACTCGGACAAAGATCCACGCTAGACTCTACAATTTAGTGATGTACATACAAACATTTCTCTCTACTCTCCCCtccttttccccttttctttttgcttccttCTTTTAACCCTTTTTCTGCTATACTAATAATTAGGAGTCATCGACTCCGGTCTCATACCAATGAGCAAAACTCGATTACCTATTTTTCCACCGGAAATGGATAAtcattctctctattttattaaataaaatgaatattatttattttatgatcaaaactgatatataagtttttattttttaaatatgcaATATTAACTTTATGGATTCCgttaaatacactaaatttactaaatttaaattaatggctctctctctcatgaGTTAAATAGGTTAGCCACAAAGAAATCAATAAGGCTTGGTAGGGAGCTAAGGGAACGCCCAAATATACATATTGTGCACAATAAAAATAGCCCaacaaactcttttttttccgTCATCTTTTATATTCTTCAACATACGGACTTACCTTTATAGAAAGTTCATTGATACAAAAGAGGAAAACACTGAGGCTTGTTCTAGGAGCAGGCCCGGAGTAAAATTTTAGGCTCAACCTCATCGGGCCTAAATGTGTGTTCTAAGTCTGTCGTAAGCGCCCATCCGGCCCAAGCCCATGACCCCCGGCCAGGTCAAAATGAGGGGGGAGAACAGTTCCAGTGTTTTCAACGTATTTTCCGTAGAGGTAGTAGTACTGGAggggttttttcttcttccctctctttGTCAATTTGATTATTTCAAAACTTTCTTCCTTGGatatttttgaattaattatttttctccGGGCGAGATTACAGAcgattgtttctttttgttcccAAATTCATTTAGATTGTATTCTCTGTTATGGAACATTTAGATTTGAACGATGTCAAGAATATTGATAAGAAGAGAGGCGGTTCTTGCATTTTGGCTTCTTCCAAGAAGAAGATATCAAGAAAGGCAGTAGCAGCAATGGTTGATCTCAAGCATTTGGATGTCCCTCTCGTCGCCACAACCATCCGTCTTGAGCCGGATCAGCCTTACACCATCGGTCGCAGCGGTCGCCTCTGTCAATTGGTCTTTGATGATCGTCGCGTCAGTAAGCAACACTGCCAAATCCTCTTTGACGCTTCCCTCTGTAAACTCTATCTTCTGGACGGAGCCTTTTCGTTTTCTCCTACTACTAGTAGCAGTGATAGTTGTTTTCTTGCTAATCAATGTGGGAATAGATTTGTACCTCTTCCTTCCGTTAATCCAGATTCTAGAGTCAGGGCTTCTTTGAATGGCGTTTTTGTCAATGGGGTTAGGATTAGAAAGGGCTTAGCCATGGAGTTGTCCGCAGGAGATGAGGTCCTGCTTGTTTGTGCAGATGATCAAGGTCTTTGTGGTTCTCGGCTTCCCATTGGTTTTCTTATTCGAAGGATTGTTTTTGAGGAGGAGATGCTTTTGCAAGGGTGCAATGATATTCCACTACCCATTGCCTCCCAGGGACACTCCCAGGGATCCGTATCAAGTGGCAAGTTCAACAAAAGGATTTTCGCTTTGAGGGCTAATAGTTCTGCCCCTTCTATATCAAAATGGGATCACCTTGTTGGAAGAGCAAACTCTCTTTCAACTTTGTGCAGAAACATATTGCAAAGTGATGATCCCATATCTTACATTCGACGGTGTCCTTTTTCTGTACAGTCGAGTCCAACTGTGGAGCATCCCGGTGAAAAAGTTGTGGCTGTAAAGGCAGACAGCAATCATCATACTGAGAATGTTTCTGTACGAGGAGACCGTTTTTGTCATAAAGAATATTTTGGAATTCCTTCTGAGAATGCTAAGATTTCATCATTGAATTCTGTGGGCAAGGAGAATCCTCCTCATTTTGATGGTGTCATGTGGCACGAAACTTGTGGCGATATTTGCCCACCACCTGGAAAGAGTTTTTACTTGAATCGCCTTGAAATTATGAACCAAAGTTTATTTAGCCATCGTGCTGTTGTTTCCTTGCCGGAACTTCTGCATCCCGTAGAAAGCATCTCGCAATTATTTATTGCGACGTTTACAAGCGATATCTTATGGTAGAGTAACCTATATCTTTccattgttttccttttcttcattaTGAAATTATCTTGCCTAGCCCCCCACCCcactttacttttcttttttttttaaaaaaaaaaaattataatgtttttgttttctttcaataatgTTATCTCATAAGAATCTTGAACTTCTACAATCATGCTGTTTCTTGTTTCCATTTCTAAGTGAAGTTTCATCATAGGTTTGTATCATATTGTAAGATTCCCTGCCATATGCCAGTTACACTTGCTTGTCATAA from Corylus avellana chromosome ca6, CavTom2PMs-1.0 includes the following:
- the LOC132183813 gene encoding uncharacterized protein LOC132183813 isoform X1 encodes the protein MENGYDAGRLAEKFSGLAVTAGAGATTTTNNNDSLFQVMNAVEAAEATIKQQVEENTRLRNELHQKILELDRRKADESVAQRPRSVDTWNGRIHGSYEGNQEDRLKSTGNTSVAVPPGPLVLHLDLKPDNDPAIQSPAESHSESGKINGTLKVFPGGTPPADNTGFSQFPSPSTTSFSPGRYQMEGEYDPRFNLSGQGLMPMTEVNNSSSLWKQDLVVKIREHEEEIMQLRKHLADYSVKEAHIRNEKYVLEKRIAYMRLAFDQQQQDLVDAASKALSYRQDIIEENIRLTYALQDAQQERSTFVTYLLPLLAEYSLQPPVPDAQSIVSNVKVLFKHLQEKLLLTESKLKESQYQLAPWLSDMNHSNFAPQSPSHPIGAALTTSNKNGLELVPQPPYSHGKIPVSSSDAQTATDWELSSRHQIGLGGVAARNLEPDDLGRYPPLASRDPAAHDMPVQFAVTRSDVHATHYGEETTSKQVTFREPVSNTEMDDPDSEGNQNEREPSANWTSGTSPYTTATYTTAIDDPGSSYSPYLAPVLEEPSSSFSEAADDDPLPAIEGLQISGDAVPGRELQACGYSINGTTSCNFEWVRHLEDGSVNYIDGAKQPNYLVTADDVDTYLAIEVQPLDNRKRKGELVKVFANEHRKITCDSEMQNHIEKTLYGGHASYKVSLSTGYLDIWEPASLAIKREGYSIKCAGPSGVVVTEKFSPTTSVAILYGNPTAFLITGSGGDEHLLRADNNSIDISCSRDTIVLTLRLFIRRVWNLQTSLIMILTVQVC
- the LOC132183813 gene encoding uncharacterized protein LOC132183813 isoform X2; translated protein: MENGYDAGRLAEKFSGLAVTAGAGATTTTNNNDSLFQVMNAVEAAEATIKQQVEENTRLRNELHQKILELDRRKADESVAQRPRSVDTWNGRIHGSYEGNQEDRLKSTGNTSVAVPPGPLVLHLDLKPDNDPAIQSPAESHSESGKINGTLKVFPGGTPPADNTGFSQFPSPSTTSFSPGRYQMEGEYDPRFNLSGQGLMPMTEVNNSSSLWKQDLVVKIREHEEEIMQLRKHLADYSVKEAHIRNEKYVLEKRIAYMRLAFDQQQQDLVDAASKALSYRQDIIEENIRLTYALQDAQQERSTFVTYLLPLLAEYSLQPPVPDAQSIVSNVKVLFKHLQEKLLLTESKLKESQYQLAPWLSDMNHSNFAPQSPSHPIGAALTTSNKNGLELVPQPPYSHGKIPVSSSDAQTATDWELSSRHQIGLGGVAARNLEPDDLGRYPPLASRDPAAHDMPVQFAVTRSDVHATHYGEETTSKQVTFREPVSNTEMDDPDSEGNQNEREPSANWTSGTSPYTTATYTTAIDDPGSSYSPYLAPVLEEPSSSFSEAADDDPLPAIEGLQISGDAVPGRELQACGYSINGTTSCNFEWVRHLEDGSVNYIDGAKQPNYLVTADDVDTYLAIEVQPLDNRKRKGELVKVFANEHRKITCDSEMQNHIEKTLYGGHASYKVSLSTGYLDIWEPASLAIKREGYSIKCAGPSGVVVTEKFSPTTSVAILYGNPTAFLITGSGGDEHLLRADNNSIDISCSRDTIVLTLRLFIRRSVERRKGKKRGLFFNK